GAACAGACTTCGCGATGGCCTCATCCCCGTGCTCCAGAGCAACGACCGGCTCGCAAGCGTGCAGAGGATCCTGTCACTTGGCTATGATGATCTACCAGCACATCTCAAACCCTGTATCTTGTGCTTCGGCGCCATGCAGAAGTTCAAACAAACACGGCTGATGAGGATATGGACCGCTGAGGGATTCGTCCAAAGCGTCGAGGGCAGGACACCGGAGGATGTTGCCATGGACTACCTCAAAGAGCTCGCCAACCGGAGCATGGTTCAAGTGTCAGAGTTGGAGCCGCCTGGACGCCCCACCAAAATTTGTCGTGTTAATGGCTTTATGCATGAAATCCTCAAATTCAAGTGCGTGGAACATAGCGCGTACACACTCCTTGACGGCCAGCACGACGGAAACAACAACCAGCATGGTCTGGCATCACCGGAGCCACCGTCTCGCAAGATCCGGCGCCTTCCAGTTAACAGTTCACAAATGTATCGGGATATGGCGTCTCTGCTGCAGCGCACCGACTGCGCCTCCAGCGTCCGCTCCCTCATCATTGCAATTCGAGATCAAACTGATCCAATTCCAGTCCCCTCTCCTGAACTCTCTAACAAATTCGTGATGCTGAGAATGTTGGATCTGGAGGGCACCAACGTCAGCGGGCTTTCAGGCCTGATCGCTTCCTGCCGTCTTCTCAGGTACTTGAGCCTGAGAGATACTAATCTGGATAGTCTACCAAAGTCACTGGGCAAGCTCCTCAACCTGGAAACGCTGGATCTCCGAGGCACCCGAATCACAAGACTGCCGGCCGAGGTCATCAAACTCCACCGTCTTCGACATCTACATGTCTCCTGTCCGACCTCGTTAGATCGGGCACCGAGAGACATTTCGCTTGCAGGATGGTACGAATTGTTGCCGCAGCCGGGCGTGAGTGCTCCCCTTGGTGTCGGGGGATTGACAGGCCTGGTGAAGCTGGCTCTGTTCGACATTGGCCACGGCGATGGCGTGGTGGGGGAATTGCGAAATTTGACGCAGCTGAGGAAATTGGGCGTTCGCTGCATCAGGAAAGATGATGGGGAGCAGCTGTGTGCTGCTATCGAAAAAATGAGCTGCTTACGCTCCCTGGTCCTTCACTCGGTGGGTACCGATGAGCCTCTCCATCTGCAATCCTTGTCCTCTCCTCCTCAGCTTCTCGAGCATCTATCTCTGGTGGGGCCGCTGGGGAACCTGCCAACCTGGGCTCGATTGCTGTGCTCCACTGTGAGGATAGACCTCGTAGGGTCTCGTTTGATGGATGACCCGTTTGATGCCTTTCAAGGCCTGCCAAATCTAACGCATCTCTCCCTGATTGACGCGTTTGCTGGAAGGCATCTATGTTCAAGTTACGGAGGATTCAAACGGCTCAAGATGTTACATCTTTCCTGTTTGAATGGGTTGGAGTCGGTGACAGTGGCGGACGGGGCCATGCCAGCTCTCGGACAGCTGTCCATATGGTACTGCGGGGGATTGGAGCAAGTCCCATCGGGTATTGAAACCCTCACAAGTCTGGAGGAGCTTCAGTTGCTTGGAATGCGTGAGGAATTTTTACGCAAGCTGACGGATGGAGGGACAGACAGAGGGAAGGTCGAGCATATCCGGCTGATCAGGATGATCATGCAATTGCAGGATGGTAGTTGGCGTCATTTGGTAGACGTGGACCTTTCGGACATAGAGGGGGAAGCAGAAGAAGGCGGACGACGACGAACAAGAGGAACTTTTTTGGAGCACCGAagcggagagattattaaatggACCCGGTTTAATTTATAGGAAGTATTCggagttaatttataattaagtttATCATTAATATTAGTAAGTTTAAGGATCATGTAGctcaaatatttaatatattatagatttcaaaaaattatgtaATTTTTTGATCAAAGAGTTAGTATTTAATATGTTATGGAGATCAAAAAGTAAACTAAGACTTATATAGAGATTAAAAGGATGTTTGATTCGTcatcgaaatcgaaatggattgaaatgaaaatttgaactATCAAGTTCCCTGTAGCTTTTGGTTCATGAccgaaatcgaaatcaaaatcaatatcggaatgaaaatttgaatctataggaGAGAGTGTGGATTGAGTTTTAAATAGATTGGGTCATTCTCATTCCACTctagaatcgaaatcaaaatgagattctttccaaccaaacggttggaatgagagtcaccTATTCTGATTCCCATTCTACACCTCCATTCTCTCCAATTAAGCAACTCCTAAATAATTTACATTTATATTTATAAAGGATAGTGTAAGAGTCATCTTTATAGCTATCAATAAATGGACTAGAATTTTTGGTAAGATAAACTATTGAAAGTCTCTTATACTACTC
This genomic window from Elaeis guineensis isolate ETL-2024a chromosome 13, EG11, whole genome shotgun sequence contains:
- the LOC105056671 gene encoding disease resistance protein RPM1 encodes the protein MADVAMSLLLRKVATMLSEEADLLGGLRAEVEDIEHELIGMQNFLTTGEASIVKNCVDEVRELAYDTEDCIDSFRLHIAKESRPKKEDGCICFLDEALHYLKTLLRRYQIAKEIKKIKAKAERLHQIRSRYQTLPGSSTRQASLQRRNDVRSAAPCVDEDQLVGMEERRSKLMELLRGGDGQLTVISVVGLGGSGKTTVAWNLFEDEGVKETFKYRAWIDVPQQSDYRVLLRNLIRQLQHDRKDLSQGLGSMAELQLANQLKRFLRDKKYMIILDDVREPSVWERIAGAFPDSKNGSRVMVTSQIHNIASHDIGSCGYLTCVYQLPDLQDDEPWDLFRRRAFRANPGFACPKHLEDVAKSIVERCAGLPLAIVTVGGLLANKPHTRYEWNRLRDGLIPVLQSNDRLASVQRILSLGYDDLPAHLKPCILCFGAMQKFKQTRLMRIWTAEGFVQSVEGRTPEDVAMDYLKELANRSMVQVSELEPPGRPTKICRVNGFMHEILKFKCVEHSAYTLLDGQHDGNNNQHGLASPEPPSRKIRRLPVNSSQMYRDMASLLQRTDCASSVRSLIIAIRDQTDPIPVPSPELSNKFVMLRMLDLEGTNVSGLSGLIASCRLLRYLSLRDTNLDSLPKSLGKLLNLETLDLRGTRITRLPAEVIKLHRLRHLHVSCPTSLDRAPRDISLAGWYELLPQPGVSAPLGVGGLTGLVKLALFDIGHGDGVVGELRNLTQLRKLGVRCIRKDDGEQLCAAIEKMSCLRSLVLHSVGTDEPLHLQSLSSPPQLLEHLSLVGPLGNLPTWARLLCSTVRIDLVGSRLMDDPFDAFQGLPNLTHLSLIDAFAGRHLCSSYGGFKRLKMLHLSCLNGLESVTVADGAMPALGQLSIWYCGGLEQVPSGIETLTSLEELQLLGMREEFLRKLTDGGTDRGKVEHIRLIRMIMQLQDGSWRHLVDVDLSDIEGEAEEGGRRRTRGTFLEHRSGEIIKWTRFNL